A portion of the Lolium rigidum isolate FL_2022 chromosome 1, APGP_CSIRO_Lrig_0.1, whole genome shotgun sequence genome contains these proteins:
- the LOC124685143 gene encoding protein NUCLEAR FUSION DEFECTIVE 4-like, which yields MRAGAMKAGSRPPWLGLSAAVWVQVAGGASSTFALYSHALKVALGVDQSRLAMLAVACDVGDNLGLLPGVLCNRLHPAVLLLIGAAACVLGYGTTWLAVSGIAPALPYWLVWLALCLAANSGAWLGTAVLVTNMRNFPLSRGAVAGILKGYVGLSAAVYTEIYTGVLNDSAASLLLLLTLGVPVVCLLTMYFVRPCEPSLASNSSDRVHFLFAQIGSIVLGLYLVGTTILNHVVALADIWNYLILVVMTLLLFAPVAIPLKMTLFPSNRAKGPLDSSDADNDHTEPFLLPSSSGSKLTNLEDDDASDIDILLAEGEGAVKQTRRRPHRGEDFRFREALLKADFWLLFAVYFIGVGSGVTVVNNLAQVVIAAGAVDTTISLSLFSFCNFFGRLGGGAISEYLVRSWILPRTALVVCTQVVMIFTYLLFALGLYSTLHVSVALLGICFGIQFSVMISTSSELFGLKQFGKIYNFISMGNPIGALLFNSLAGYIYDLEVQKQHSTTTDSDVACYGPNCFGFTFCVLSGMACLGTLLSIVLTVRIRPVYQMLYGGGSFSVPRSSAH from the exons ATGCGGGCGGGGGCGATGAAGGCGGGGAGCCGGCCGCCGTGGCTGGGGCTCAGCGCCGCGGTGTGGGTGCAGGTGGCGGGGGGAGCCAGCTCCACCTTCGCGCTCTACTCGCACGCGCTCAAGGTCGCGCTCGGGGTCGACCAGAGCCGCCTCGCcatgctcgccgtcgcctgcgacgtcGGGGACAACCTCGGACTGCTCCCCGGGGTCCTCTGCAACCGCCTCCACCCGGCGGTGCTCCTGCTCATAGGCGCCGCCGCCTGCGTCCTCGGCTACGGCACCACCTGGCTCGCCGTCTCCGGCATCGCCCCGGCGCTGCCCTACTGGCTG GTGTGGTTGGCATTGTGCCTTGCTGCGAACAGCGGCGCGTGGTTGGGAACTGCCGTTCTAGTTACCAACATGAGGAACTTCCCGCTCAGCAGAGGTGCTGTTGCCGGCATCCTCAAAGGTTATGTTGGTCTAAGTGCTGCTGTCTACACTGAAATATACACTGGTGTTCTCAACGATTCAGCTGCGAGCCTTTTGCTTTTGCTCACTCTGGGAGTTCCTGTTGTGTGCCTTCTGACAATGTACTTTGTGAGGCCTTGCGAGCCCTCCCTGGCGTCCAATTCTTCAGACCGAGTTCACTTTCTGTTTGCTCAAATCGGCAGTATTGTTCTTGGATTGTATCTTGTTGGAACCACGATACTGAATCATGTCGTAGCACTTGCTGATATTTGGAACTATTTGATTCTTGTTGTTATGACCCTTCTCCTTTTTGCGCCAGTTGCAATACCCTTGAAAATGACACTCTTTCCAAGTAACCGTGCAAAAGGCCCGTTGGACTCTTCTGATGCTGATAATGACCACACAGAACCATTTCTTCTGCCTTCTTCCTCTGGATCAAAGCTTACTAATCTAGAAGATGATGATGCCTCAGATATCGACATTCTCTTAGCGGAGGGTGAAGGGGCTGTAAAGCAGACAAGAAGACGACCACATCGGGGAGAGGACTTCAGATTTCGCGAAGCACTGCTCAAGGCAGATTTCTGGCTTCTCTTTGCAGTATATTTTATTGGGGTCGGATCTGGAGTCACCGTTGTTAACAACTTAGCACAAGTTGTCATTGCAGCCGGTGCTGTGGACACAACTATATCACTCTCTCTGTTCAGTTTCTGCAACTTTTTCGGCCGTTTAGGAGGCGGCGCTATTTCTGAGTATCTTGTCAG GTCATGGATACTTCCACGGACAGCATTGGTTGTATGCACCCAAGTTGTGATGATATTTACATACCTGCTATTTGCGCTGGGTCTCTACTCAACACTTCATGTCTCTGTTGCCTTGCTTGGAATATGCTTTGGTATCCAATTCTCCGTGATGATCTCAACTTCATCAGAATTGTTTGGGTTGAAGCAATTTGGAAAGATCTATAATTTCATCTCAATGGGGAATCCAATTGGAGCGCTCCTGTTTAACAGTCTTGCAGGCTATATTTACGACCTTGAAGTGCAAAAACAGCACTCCACGACGACGGATTCTGATGTCGCGTGCTATGGCCCCAATTGTTTTGGATTTACATTTTGTGTTCTGTCTGGCATGGCCTGCTTGGGTACATTGCTGAGCATAGTTCTGACCGTGAGGATTCGTCCAGTATATCAGATGCTCTATGGCGGTGGATCCTTCAGCGTGCCCAGGAGCTCTGCACATTGA
- the LOC124670366 gene encoding exonuclease V, chloroplastic: MAIIEAALAAAAARPLLSAAAVRGAATLSCAAYSTAGDIEDSAPPLRRSLLSRFRERRALAVTDITATEWCDKQMEFVLEHGKPERTEAMKAGSDRHAQLEQEVIERVDIAIRSAEESWAVKFMNFIVGTNQLLFNGLTRELPVLGIVEGSWMVGIIDELRMPVDGISFHPSLVDTKTRFKATFPSEAQKRNGRLQLMCYKYLWDSLIAEKFPAENFFSYFDLNPDFLLSDDVKRYISSLGFNAQTFGDVLKYYKITCHTLSRSQEKLILRYELQADHSLLEEYEFSYDDQWFKDQIQEALRFWLGARDPKFVTEEELWKCKFCKFASSCPKMVSNSRC; encoded by the exons ATGGCCATCATCGaggccgcgctcgccgccgccgctgcccggcccCTCCTGTCCGCCGCCGCTGTCCGCGGCGCCGCCACTCTCTCCTGCGCGGCCTACTCGACCGCCGGCGACATCGAGGACTCCGCGCCGCCGCTGCGGAGGTCGCTGCTGTCCCGGTTCCGGGAGCGCCGAGCCCTCGCCGTCACCGACATCACCGCCACG GAATGGTGCGATAAGCAGATGGAGTTCGTGCTGGAGCACGGCAAGCCGGAGAGGACAGAGGCGATGAAGGCCGGCTCTGACCGCCACGCCCAGCTCGAGCAGGAG GTTATTGAGAGGGTTGATATTGCCATTCGATCCGCAGAAGAATCGTGGGCGGTCAAATTCATGAACTTTATAGTGGGAACAAACCAATTATTGTTCAATGGCCTGACACGGGAACTTCCAGT GCTTGGGATTGTTGAAGGTTCATGGATGGTAGGAATTATTGATGAACTCCGGATGCCTGTGGATGGAATTTCTTTTCATCCAAGTTTGGTGGATACAAAGACACGTTTCAAAGCTACATTTCCCTCGGAAGCACAGAAAAGAAATGGAAG GCTTCAGCTGATGTGTTATAAGTACCTATGGGACAGCTTGATTGCTGAGAAATTCCCAGCAGAGAATTTCTTCAGCTATTTTGACCTGAACCCCGACTTCTTGTTATCTGACGATGTCAAGCGGTACATTAGCTCATTGGGTTTCAATGCACAG ACTTTTGGGGATGTGTTGAAATACTATAAAATTACCTGCCATACGCTATCAAGATCTCAAGAAAAGCTGATCTTGAG ATATGAACTGCAGGCAGATCATTCCCTGCTAGAAGAATACGAGTTCTCTTATGACGATCAATGGTTCAAGGATCAAATCCAGGAAGCCCTCCGCTTCTGGCTGGGGGCACGGGATCCTAAATTTGTGACTGAAGAGGAGTTGTGGAAATGTAAATTCTGCAAATTTGCATCTAGTTGCCCGAAGATGGTTTCCAACTCGAGATGCTGA